The sequence tatttttattttaaaaagtatatatcTACGACATTTTTACAAAAGTGGTAAGATGttactgaagaaaaaaaaaagtaattttaattgtaatttaaaattaaaaccttatattttactctattttttcCTAGAGGTCCGGAacttttttccccaaaaaaaaactgaacAGTATAAAGccgaaaaataaataaataaaaaataaaaataaaaggatgtGTTTTTTTACCTCTCCTTGCGCTTCTCTAAGAATCTTTGCAACGACCTGCTTCGCGCAATTGGCAGATCTGCAAGTATCATTCAACAATAATTACCTCACTTCGAAGAAAAATAGTAACCCTACAACTTTATGTGTTATGATTTGAAATCTTGCCTACCATCCACTCTTAcataccaaaaaatataaactaacaGTATTTCATCCAAATTTAACTTTATACCCGAATTGCACATATATTCTACAGTAATAAACTCCTTAAATCAGATTTTAATCCATTTCTAAAAGCATCAGCaggaaaaggcaaaaaaaaaactattttagcaCACTATTTATTAATACACCACTTAATAAACCCCATATTTTTAAGAAACCCCATATTCTTGATATTCAAGAAAAGGTAAAAATAGATTTAGCTGAAACTAACCTCCATTAAGTGTTTGGAGTAGTTGTTGTTCTTGGCCGCTTGAAGGAACTGCAATTTTTGGGCCCAATGTACTTTCAACAGCTTTCGAGGTTCCATCCACAGCAAGCTTCAAAATGGTCTCCGCCTAATCAatcatgcaaatttttttttgtgtcattATTAATACCAAATTAGAAACAACGCTAGCTGGGCTAGCTAGCTAGCAAACTTTGTTAATACTATTAGTACTGAATTAAGAAttaattgaacaaaacaaaCCTTGTCTCGAGGCACATCGAAAATGGAGACAGTACCATTGTAAAAAATAGTCAAAGGAGCTGAATCTGAAAGGTTCTCCGAACTAGGCCTGAATTTCAACATAACAAATTATTTTCAGtacaaatataaacaaatttttctattttctttttgtaatttcaaagaatgaaaattgtgaatttagtACCTGAGTGTAGGAGCAGAACAGACAGGCAAAACAGGGAAGAGAATTTGCTCTCTGTTTGGACTCGAGGGCACTGAACCTGAGCCATTGTTCACCGAACCAAACCCAATCACAGATTTCAGAACCTCAGGGTTAATCTTCGAAATGGCACTCTGCATTCCtgtcaaaacccaaaaagggaaagaaaaaaaaaaaaaaaaaccttcaattCAACACCTATATGAGAATGAAAAGCCAAAACAAAGAgcaaagaaaaagggaagacTGGAACAAACCTCGAATGCTTCTCTGGCGATCGAGGAACTTTTGGAACTGGGAtttggaggaggaggaagaagaggaagaactCTCTTTCTCCATTCCAAAAAAATCAAGCTCAACGGTTGCCTTTGCCataatttctcaaaattttttctttctatgaGTTAGTGTTGGTAAATGGTAAGGAACTTAAACGCTAAGGCGGGAGGTTgaagaaagagaagtttatataaaaaaaaaaaataaagaagtggatagaga comes from Castanea sativa cultivar Marrone di Chiusa Pesio chromosome 3, ASM4071231v1 and encodes:
- the LOC142626748 gene encoding protein TIFY 9, with the translated sequence MAKATVELDFFGMEKESSSSSSSSSKSQFQKFLDRQRSIRGMQSAISKINPEVLKSVIGFGSVNNGSGSVPSSPNREQILFPVLPVCSAPTLRPSSENLSDSAPLTIFYNGTVSIFDVPRDKAETILKLAVDGTSKAVESTLGPKIAVPSSGQEQQLLQTLNGDLPIARSRSLQRFLEKRKERLTSVSPYSCYT